The genomic region GAATGGAACTGTGGCAAGTAACGCTAAAGAGGCAAATGTTGGATTGTAGGATTTAGCACAAGTACTTAAAGCTGAAGTGTGTTCTATGTTCTGTCTGATCAACACTGAGGATTTTTCAAGACAGAACCACCCAAGACAGTATTACAGCGCTGGTGCCTATATGGTGACTGCAATCTTGTCTAATGACTGAGAGGAGGCTCTGAATTTCTAggagcataaaaataaaaccttattGAGTCAAACCAGCTTTTGTCTAGTCCTGTaacctctctccagctgctgagTTAATGCCTATTATCAGTAAAAACCACACAATCCATAAATCCTCTGTCAGAGATTATAagaactttcaaaaataaatctcaCATGGAAAGAGCTAAGCTTGAATCACAGTTTTGGTGTGCTCCAATTTTATCCTTCCTCATTAGGAAAATTACACAAGGTCACATGAAACACCACAGGGGCTGAATAACTCAAATTATAAGGAGGTTCCGTTCAGAACTGCCTATACTTGTGAGCGTAAGAGCACGAAGAAAGGGAATAGAGACTCCGGGGGAGCTCCCAGTGCCACTACTTGTGCTGAAGGTGGGTCTGTGAAGAGGAAGGTCTCACAGCACCTTTGGGCAGCACACAAGTGAACTGAGAAATGAAAACCCTGTTCTCCCAAAATCTAAaggctctgctgccttctgtctAGCTGTAGGATGTATAGTCCCAACTGACTTCTCCAGTCCCCGCTGAATAGGAAGGGCATTTGTGGTGGGTCTTCCATTGATAAGTGTGGAAAAATCAAAGTCTCATTCTTGAACGAGACGCCACATTTCGTAATTGTGGCTCTGACTGTACCGGGGATTATAACAAAAACATGACAGTCATTGCAGGTAAAATGGTTTGCTCGCTGCTCTAGTGTCTGGCAGAGGGTTTCTTCTTCAGACCCAGCCATATCAATGACTTCTATATGCGTGTTTCTCTTCTTGATATTAAGCAGAGACCTAGGAGGCATGTAGGTGTGAGCAAAGAGTAGAGTATAGTGTCCTGGATGGTGTGAGGACTCTGGAGAATGAATGAGTCTCTCCAAGTGAAACAAACATGGTATCAGTCCTCCCTGGTGTAAGCACCCAAACAGCAAAGCCCCaagaatattgaaaataataatgacGTGTTTCCACTTCATAGCTCTGTTCTGTGATGCACTGAACAGGACTAATGGCAAGATGAGGGGAATGAGAAAACGAGGTTCTTGGTGActgaagagggagagaaatgccaaaggaacaaaataaaacagcagtaaTGTTGGACTGCCCTCAGAATGCACCAATAGCCCAGATGACCCATGGTAATAAGATCTGACCCGTATTAATTGATGGATatatttctttaacattttaaaaccagcaacaaTGGCCAGAATATGTAAGATCCCAAAGAGCATTATTCCGTTGACTGTAACGTGTGTAACCCGTGGGTGACTCCCGTGCAGTGCAAGATTACGGGGATTAAGATTGTAGCTGAGAAAATTGAAAGGAGTTACTatcattttctcatttaaatgaCCTATTACATCAAATAGGCTGCTCTTTTTAATGCTGTAGAGGTTGTTTAAGCCCATGGAGGTAAAATAGAAGGTGTCGGCTGTTATGAAAACAATGGCAGTAAAACATGCGCATAGGACAAGCTTCAAGAAGTGGTTTATGACAGTTTTAATGCTCTTTTGAGAATCAACAATTAAACCTGCCCAGTAAAGCAGGGGCATTAGAGCAAATGCCAGAAAGGTTGGCCTATTGAAAAACCCAGCAGTTGTTATAACACCTATGAGAGGGCTGCTTGTTGGCTCTGCCAAGCTGCCATCAGCCTTCCTTGAGGAAACCAATACCATGAGAAGAGCAAAGAGAAGTCCTTCAAGCGCGTTGGTAAACGTTCTTGTATAAAATACCAGTGTGACATACGATCCAGCAAGAAGTACCAGAGCTTTCCATGGATCTGCTTCCCAGAGAGGAGCTAATTGATAAACACTGTAGTCaagtatgaaagaaaagatggtaAAGAGAAAGCGAGGTGATACAAGAAGGGTGTAGCTGGTGATGCAACTTGAACATATGTCCAGCTGCTGCAAAGACTTGATCACCCAGTAGGTAACTCCAGATGTCATTAATGGGAAAACAACTGTTCTGCaaggagagctggaaaggaacTCCCAAGGATAATAGACCTGTAGGTTTAAAATATCTCCtataagggaaaacaaaaagaaaaaaatacatacatacgtaatttattttattcagtaatTCAGCGTTAAGGATACAGCATAGTGCCAAGAGGCATCACGATGCAGAGCAGTCCCTAAACTTTTGAGACCGGTGTCCACTTTTGAAATTTTTAGGAGCATACCGTTGATTTTTACAAcgcttcaaaggaaaaaaatataaaagggggggggggggggtggcggggtgtgggaaaaagcaaaaccagcctgTGAGGGCGGCTGTGTCCCGGCGCCACTCGCTGCGCGCGGAGCAGGATCGCCCGCCGCTGGGTACCCGCCTGCACAGCCGCGGCACCGCGGGGAGGCGGCCCGGCACCGCTCGGCGCCCGGCACCGCTCGGCGCCCGCCGCGGGCAGCGCAGCCCTGCGCCCCggggtccccccagccccgcggaGCCGCGCCCCGGGGATCCCCCCCGCCATGCCGCAGGCGAACTGCACCGGCTGGGACCGGGACCAGGCCCCTCGCcctcccgccgctgcccgctCGGGGGTCGCGGCCgggcccccgcccgccgccttACCTGCCATCACCTCGGGTGACTGGAAGAACTCGTCGGGGTGCAGGTAGCCGGCCTGCGGCAGCAGGCACCAGCCCGCCCGCAGCGCGGCCAGCAGCGCCCACAGCCGCCGGGCCCGCATGTCGccaccggccccgccgcgcccgcccgcccgccccgccagGGGGCGCgcccgccggcccgggcccAGCCGCCGCAGCGGGAGCACGGCGCGCATGCGCAAGGCCCGGCTGCACAGCGGCACCGAGCGCGCCCCACGCGCCCATTACCCGGTGAGCGGCGATCCCCCGGCGATCGGGGCACGCCGTCATCACCGCCGCGGCTGGCCGCTTGCCAGGGACAGGGTTTGCGGCACCGAGTCGCTGCGGGTGCTGCACAGGCAGCGCGCAAACCTGCACCGAAGCTGCCAGGCCCCGCGCCGCCTCGCCCCGCCGAGTAACCGGGTAACCGGGGGCAAGCGTCCATCTCCCACAACAGGGAGAAAGGTATTTTAGCTGTCAGGCCAAAGTCTGCACAAACTGTCATTTTACTTCCCCtgtttatttgttattttcacTTATTGACGTTATTGCTACCAGGTTTCAGCACTTCTTTGTAACGCCGGCTGGTCCTTTCATCCCAGGATCATGACGCGGTAGCTGCGGTCAGGAGGacactgcctgccagcagcacggCAACATTTGCTGTTATTGCAGCtatggataaaaataaaaactgaatgcTACAAGCCAGTAGATACAGAAACAATTAATTAGAAGTGAGCTGCTGTGTTTCACTAGCAGCAAACGCAAGCTTGATGCATGGGTACTCGTATAACCCCATGTGGGAGGAGGGCAGCCACAAGTTTCTTGATGGAGATTGTATCAAATTAAAGACCACGGGGCAGATGACATCTCTCCAGCAGTGACAGTACTGGCTGTGGAAAGTCAACAAGCTCAGTGGATGTGCACATTTgcctttgttcttttctctgcCAACAGGTAGTTCCCTCCAAGTGTCTCCAGCCTTCTTTATCATCCGGTCACTTTGGAGATTCCCCGTTTTCTTCTGCTGGAAGGTGGAGGACCTTGCCCATGGCAAAAGCGTATTCTTGGACTGCAGACTGTCTCCCTCTGTCCACAGCCCGTCCATCCTCTGTGCACTTACCTCTTCTGGCAGCAAAGCTCAGAAGAAACCAGTTCCCCTAGCTAGAGTTGGATGGGATAAGCAGGGATGTAGGAGTCTGAACGTAACCAGCCAGGAGGCCAAAGAGGATTCACTAGACAAGGTTTTTGATACTGCCTTCCAAGACACAGAAATTCTGCAAGTCAGAAACCCAGTATCCATCTAACAGCACCTGGGAATCCTCCAGCCCAGGGTGCTTCAACATCAGCAGTGATGGCAGAGAAGCTCCAGTTTTGGACTTATCTTGCAAACTATGCTGACACTGTATTGCTGGCTTCTGCCCCGAATTCCACCCCATCCAcatgggcaggggcagcttCCAGACCCACTCCACTCCCCTGACAAGTAGGTGCTGTTAGCACTTGCCTTGcaaaaaggcaggaagaggTATTCAAATATGAGCACAGCATGTTATCCAAATAGCAGCTGATCTGAAGAAAAGGTGGTAGGGCAGAGGTGGCCTGGAAGTTGCCATTTGGACCGTGCTAGTCCAAGCCTTGTGTCTGACATAAAATAAGAAGGGGAATGACAGCAGTCACGAGTAGGTATTGGCTTATCTTATTACCTGCCCCAGAGCACTCTGGTGTTTGCATCCCTTCAAGGGACGCAATATATTCACTCCCCAGCCATTCTGCATATGTCCTCCTCTCTTTTACTGGCATGATCTCAACAGCAGAATCCTTAAAGATTAAGtcttttccttgaaaagctgaagaatcAAACATTTTGAATCCATTCCCATTGCTGCTCTTTCCAAAGTagacctgaaaaaaatgcaaaattttcagtattttgcaaGATTGTGCCACATTCCTCTTGTACAACATTAAAGACTATAGGAACTGCTTTGTACATCAAAAGTGCATACACAATTGCAGACTCTTTCTTATACATTTGCTTTTAGACACTGCTAGATACAGAATTCTGCAATTGGCAATTataaaaatggcatttgtggttttggtttcttcagTTATCAACTGGAAAgagctgtgtttttaaaacattcttctgTCTAACTACTGTTGTGTAATATAGGGTTTGGCTACACAGGAGTTCCAGGAATGACTGAAGCCTAGCATGGAGAAACTCAGTATGGCTTTTAAACCAGTTAACTTCAGTTCTGACAGGAACCTAGCTGTGGCAGCCAGGCATGGTCTGCCTAGAT from Falco rusticolus isolate bFalRus1 chromosome 13, bFalRus1.pri, whole genome shotgun sequence harbors:
- the PIGZ gene encoding GPI mannosyltransferase 4 isoform X1; the protein is MRAVLPLRRLGPGRRARPLAGRAGGRGGAGGDMRARRLWALLAALRAGWCLLPQAGYLHPDEFFQSPEVMAGDILNLQVYYPWEFLSSSPCRTVVFPLMTSGVTYWVIKSLQQLDICSSCITSYTLLVSPRFLFTIFSFILDYSVYQLAPLWEADPWKALVLLAGSYVTLVFYTRTFTNALEGLLFALLMVLVSSRKADGSLAEPTSSPLIGVITTAGFFNRPTFLAFALMPLLYWAGLIVDSQKSIKTVINHFLKLVLCACFTAIVFITADTFYFTSMGLNNLYSIKKSSLFDVIGHLNEKMIVTPFNFLSYNLNPRNLALHGSHPRVTHVTVNGIMLFGILHILAIVAGFKMLKKYIHQLIRVRSYYHGSSGLLVHSEGSPTLLLFYFVPLAFLSLFSHQEPRFLIPLILPLVLFSASQNRAMKWKHVIIIFNILGALLFGCLHQGGLIPCLFHLERLIHSPESSHHPGHYTLLFAHTYMPPRSLLNIKKRNTHIEVIDMAGSEEETLCQTLEQRANHFTCNDCHVFVIIPGTVRATITKCGVSFKNETLIFPHLSMEDPPQMPFLFSGDWRSQLGLYILQLDRRQQSL
- the PIGZ gene encoding GPI mannosyltransferase 4 isoform X2, which produces MTSGVTYWVIKSLQQLDICSSCITSYTLLVSPRFLFTIFSFILDYSVYQLAPLWEADPWKALVLLAGSYVTLVFYTRTFTNALEGLLFALLMVLVSSRKADGSLAEPTSSPLIGVITTAGFFNRPTFLAFALMPLLYWAGLIVDSQKSIKTVINHFLKLVLCACFTAIVFITADTFYFTSMGLNNLYSIKKSSLFDVIGHLNEKMIVTPFNFLSYNLNPRNLALHGSHPRVTHVTVNGIMLFGILHILAIVAGFKMLKKYIHQLIRVRSYYHGSSGLLVHSEGSPTLLLFYFVPLAFLSLFSHQEPRFLIPLILPLVLFSASQNRAMKWKHVIIIFNILGALLFGCLHQGGLIPCLFHLERLIHSPESSHHPGHYTLLFAHTYMPPRSLLNIKKRNTHIEVIDMAGSEEETLCQTLEQRANHFTCNDCHVFVIIPGTVRATITKCGVSFKNETLIFPHLSMEDPPQMPFLFSGDWRSQLGLYILQLDRRQQSL